One genomic segment of Vagococcus intermedius includes these proteins:
- a CDS encoding GntR family transcriptional regulator, protein MLEKTPEKKHVTLPRYQQVAIEIAERIVENRYKFGEKIHARSTLASNFNVSPETARKAINVLVDLEIMEVRHGSGSYVASRENARLFVEKYKNVQSVQEVRQDIMKSVERQKDELNHFSSLLKNLVTQTTRVHDMLPFMPYELKITEEALYLEKSIVELNIWQETGATIVAIQTKDEMLISPGPYAKLSVGNTIYFVGSELVQQKMSHYFYPEPEFL, encoded by the coding sequence ATGTTAGAAAAAACACCTGAAAAGAAACACGTAACCCTTCCTCGTTACCAACAAGTTGCCATTGAAATTGCTGAAAGAATTGTTGAAAACCGGTATAAATTTGGTGAAAAAATACATGCCCGTTCGACTTTAGCTAGTAATTTCAACGTATCCCCAGAGACCGCTCGTAAAGCGATTAATGTGCTGGTAGATCTTGAAATTATGGAAGTTCGGCACGGTAGCGGTTCATATGTGGCATCACGAGAAAATGCCCGATTATTTGTAGAAAAATATAAAAATGTTCAATCTGTTCAAGAGGTTCGTCAAGATATTATGAAAAGTGTTGAGCGTCAAAAAGATGAACTTAACCATTTTTCAAGTTTATTAAAAAATTTAGTGACACAAACGACAAGAGTCCATGACATGTTACCTTTTATGCCTTATGAGTTAAAAATAACTGAAGAGGCTCTTTATTTAGAAAAAAGTATTGTAGAGTTGAATATTTGGCAAGAAACCGGTGCAACAATTGTAGCAATTCAAACGAAAGATGAGATGTTGATATCTCCTGGCCCTTACGCAAAATTGAGTGTCGGTAATACTATTTATTTCGTTGGAAGTGAACTTGTTCAACAAAAAATGAGTCATTATTTCTATCCAGAACCTGAATTTTTGTAA
- a CDS encoding quaternary amine ABC transporter ATP-binding protein — protein MSKVRIEHLTKVFGKKSQQALAMVKENKSKDEIMDKTGATVGVYDACFEVNEGEIFVIMGLSGSGKSTLIRLLNRLIEPSSGDIFIDDQDISKMNKDELREVRRHKINMVFQNFGLFPHRTILENTEYGLEVRGVSKEERTSRAERALENSGLLSFKDQYPDQLSGGMQQRVGLARALANDPEILLMDEAFSALDPLIRREMQDELIELQAKVQKTIIFITHDLNEALRIGDRIALMKDGQIMQIGTGEEILTNPANEFVREFVEEVDRSKVLTAQNIMVPALTTNVEIDGPNVALQRMRKEEVSMLLAVDRKRQLKGSLTAESAREARKNNLTIKDVIDKNVKKVHPDTLITDMFNLIYDSPTPLAVVDEEERLIGVVIRGSVIGALTDTDSESESNITKAGDSNE, from the coding sequence TTGAGTAAAGTTCGGATAGAACATCTTACCAAAGTGTTTGGTAAAAAAAGCCAACAAGCTTTGGCGATGGTCAAAGAAAACAAAAGCAAAGATGAAATAATGGACAAGACTGGTGCAACTGTTGGAGTTTACGATGCTTGTTTTGAAGTCAATGAAGGAGAAATTTTCGTTATTATGGGCTTGTCAGGTAGTGGTAAGTCAACTTTAATTCGTCTATTAAACCGTCTCATTGAGCCATCATCTGGAGATATTTTTATTGATGATCAAGATATTTCTAAAATGAACAAAGATGAGCTAAGAGAAGTACGTCGTCATAAAATTAATATGGTTTTTCAAAATTTCGGATTATTTCCACATCGGACAATTTTAGAAAATACTGAATATGGTTTAGAGGTACGTGGTGTTTCCAAAGAGGAACGAACAAGTCGAGCAGAACGTGCATTAGAAAATTCAGGCTTATTGTCATTTAAAGATCAGTATCCGGATCAGTTATCAGGTGGTATGCAGCAACGCGTTGGTTTAGCTCGTGCTTTAGCCAATGATCCTGAAATACTATTGATGGATGAGGCATTCTCTGCCTTAGATCCTTTAATTCGTAGAGAAATGCAAGATGAATTAATCGAATTACAAGCAAAAGTACAAAAGACTATTATTTTCATAACCCACGATTTAAATGAAGCCTTAAGAATTGGCGATCGTATCGCCTTAATGAAAGATGGCCAAATCATGCAAATTGGAACAGGGGAAGAGATTTTAACCAATCCTGCCAATGAATTTGTTCGTGAATTCGTGGAAGAAGTCGACCGTTCTAAAGTCTTAACCGCACAGAATATCATGGTGCCAGCACTAACAACTAATGTTGAAATTGATGGACCAAACGTTGCTTTACAGCGGATGCGTAAAGAAGAAGTTAGTATGTTACTCGCTGTTGATCGTAAACGTCAACTAAAAGGTAGTTTAACAGCAGAGTCTGCTCGTGAAGCTCGTAAAAATAATTTGACAATTAAAGATGTCATTGATAAGAACGTTAAAAAAGTTCATCCTGACACCCTAATAACAGATATGTTCAACTTGATTTATGACTCACCAACACCTCTCGCTGTTGTAGATGAAGAGGAACGTTTGATAGGTGTTGTTATTAGAGGTAGTGTGATTGGTGCTCTTACAGATACAGATTCTGAAAGTGAGAGTAACATAACGAAAGCGGGGGATTCTAATGAGTAA
- a CDS encoding ABC transporter permease/substrate binding protein → MSNFLQQPIPVADWVTSATEWLTDTFSGLFSILQTIGQTIMEVMTNTLLFVPPLIMIALLTLGAYFITNRKWGLTAFTLIGLLYIYNQGLWTDLMSTVTLVVISSLVSIIIGVPTGILMSKSDKAQSIITPILDFMQTMPGFVYLIPAVAFFGIGMVPGVFASVIFALPPTVRMTNLGIRQVPTELVEASDSFGSTGKQKLFKLELPLAKSTILAGINQTIMLALSMVVIASMIGAPGLGQGVLSAVQRSQVGSGFVNGLALVILAIIMDRFTQNLNKSASKEGAVTNPKRKKMITFGVIGVIIVALIGSLGTSFLGTKQKSVNLAYVEWDTEIASTTVVSEVLKDMGYDVNMTPLDSAIMWEAVANGEADGMVAAWLPMTHGSQYDKFKNKLEDLGPNLDGGARLGLVVPSYMDVDSIADLKNEANKTVVGIEPGAGVVAAAEKTLDSYPNLSDWKVMSSSNGAMTTELANAIKKEEPIVITGWSPHWMFSRYDLKYLKDPRESMGGEESIKTMVRKGLKKDNPEVYKVLDNFQWELEDIESVMLDIEKGTKPVDAARKWMTDHSEIVDSWKK, encoded by the coding sequence ATGAGTAACTTCTTACAACAACCAATTCCAGTAGCTGACTGGGTAACATCAGCTACTGAGTGGCTGACAGATACATTTTCAGGGCTATTTTCAATTTTGCAAACTATTGGTCAGACGATTATGGAAGTGATGACTAACACCTTACTATTCGTACCACCGCTGATTATGATTGCATTATTAACATTAGGAGCCTATTTTATTACAAATAGAAAATGGGGGCTTACCGCCTTTACTTTAATAGGCTTACTTTATATTTATAATCAAGGTCTTTGGACAGATCTAATGAGTACGGTCACTTTAGTGGTGATCTCAAGCCTTGTCTCAATCATCATTGGTGTTCCAACGGGGATCTTAATGTCAAAAAGTGACAAAGCACAAAGTATTATCACACCAATTTTAGACTTTATGCAAACGATGCCTGGTTTCGTTTACTTGATCCCAGCTGTTGCATTCTTTGGAATTGGTATGGTGCCAGGAGTTTTCGCTTCTGTTATTTTCGCACTACCCCCAACAGTTCGCATGACTAATCTAGGAATTCGTCAAGTACCAACAGAACTAGTTGAAGCGTCAGATTCATTTGGTAGTACTGGCAAACAAAAATTATTTAAATTAGAGTTGCCACTTGCCAAGAGTACTATTTTAGCCGGGATTAACCAAACTATTATGTTGGCATTGTCAATGGTTGTCATAGCTTCAATGATAGGTGCTCCTGGTCTAGGGCAAGGAGTCTTATCAGCTGTGCAACGGTCACAAGTTGGTAGTGGCTTCGTTAATGGTTTAGCACTAGTAATTTTAGCCATCATTATGGATCGTTTTACGCAAAATTTAAACAAGTCAGCAAGTAAAGAAGGGGCAGTAACTAACCCTAAACGTAAAAAGATGATAACATTTGGAGTAATCGGAGTCATTATTGTTGCTCTAATAGGGTCTCTAGGTACGTCATTCCTTGGAACTAAGCAAAAATCTGTTAATTTGGCTTATGTTGAATGGGATACAGAGATTGCATCTACAACGGTTGTTTCTGAGGTCTTAAAAGATATGGGCTATGATGTTAACATGACGCCTCTAGACAGTGCTATCATGTGGGAAGCTGTTGCTAACGGGGAAGCCGATGGAATGGTAGCTGCTTGGTTACCTATGACTCATGGTTCGCAATATGATAAATTTAAAAATAAATTAGAAGATTTAGGACCAAATTTAGATGGTGGTGCACGTTTAGGTCTGGTTGTCCCATCTTACATGGATGTTGACTCAATCGCTGATTTAAAAAATGAAGCGAATAAAACAGTTGTTGGGATTGAGCCAGGCGCAGGCGTCGTGGCAGCGGCTGAAAAAACATTAGATAGTTATCCAAACTTATCAGATTGGAAAGTGATGTCGTCTTCTAACGGCGCTATGACAACTGAGTTAGCGAACGCTATTAAAAAAGAAGAACCGATAGTCATTACTGGATGGTCTCCGCATTGGATGTTTTCTCGTTATGATTTGAAATACTTGAAAGATCCTCGTGAATCAATGGGCGGGGAAGAAAGTATTAAAACGATGGTTCGTAAAGGACTTAAGAAAGATAATCCCGAAGTTTATAAAGTATTAGATAATTTCCAATGGGAATTAGAAGATATTGAATCTGTGATGTTAGATATTGAAAAAGGAACCAAACCAGTAGATGCTGCAAGAAAATGGATGACTGATCATTCAGAAATTGTTGACAGCTGGAAAAAATAA
- a CDS encoding GNAT family N-acetyltransferase — MTTVIAISGLESSGKTALMVMLSKELGNTEIIHYSRYKSEIDYETYFDWLINQGDDSKVLADFIALRNEINNRLKADNVDYLLIDYPYGYTHKEVSKLLDYVFYLETSLDIVYARHLLTNYKETTTSDILTDARYYIDYAGDLLKLEQEKVKSSANLIVDGNKEMSVKLQVVTDYLIKQSLNNQEKIWQETARNLPTIQTERLLLRKFAYDDVEDILSYASNPLVTKNMDWNGHRNLKESKVYIRDSLTNPYVKEPFIWAIALKDSNRVIGAVSLTIDTTKKHGEIGYLLNPDYWHLGYASESVKQLLAFSFTNLGLTRLFGICLTDNLASANVMLNCGMAYEGTLRNFLEIDSNLRDVALYSRISK, encoded by the coding sequence ATGACAACAGTTATCGCAATAAGCGGTTTGGAAAGTAGTGGTAAAACCGCTTTAATGGTCATGCTATCGAAGGAATTAGGCAACACCGAAATTATTCACTACAGCAGATATAAATCCGAAATAGATTATGAGACTTACTTCGACTGGCTAATTAATCAGGGTGACGATAGCAAAGTATTAGCGGATTTTATTGCTCTTAGAAATGAAATAAACAACCGTTTAAAAGCTGATAACGTGGACTACTTGTTAATTGACTATCCCTATGGCTATACCCATAAAGAAGTATCCAAATTATTGGACTATGTTTTTTATTTAGAAACGTCTTTGGATATTGTGTATGCTAGGCACTTATTAACTAATTACAAGGAGACGACAACTAGTGATATTTTAACAGATGCTAGATATTATATAGACTACGCTGGTGATTTGCTTAAATTAGAACAAGAAAAAGTCAAATCTTCTGCCAATTTAATTGTCGATGGTAACAAAGAAATGTCAGTCAAATTACAAGTTGTAACTGATTATTTAATTAAACAATCTTTGAATAACCAGGAAAAAATTTGGCAAGAAACCGCTCGGAATTTGCCAACAATCCAAACAGAACGTTTGTTATTACGTAAATTTGCATATGACGATGTTGAAGATATTTTATCTTATGCTTCTAATCCCTTAGTGACAAAAAATATGGATTGGAATGGCCATAGGAATTTAAAAGAAAGTAAGGTTTATATCAGAGACAGTTTAACTAATCCTTATGTAAAGGAGCCATTTATTTGGGCAATAGCACTAAAAGACTCTAATCGGGTAATTGGTGCTGTATCATTAACAATCGACACGACAAAAAAACACGGAGAAATAGGTTATTTATTAAATCCTGATTATTGGCACTTAGGTTACGCCTCAGAGTCAGTTAAACAATTGTTAGCGTTCAGCTTTACTAATTTGGGATTAACAAGGTTATTCGGGATATGTTTAACAGACAATTTAGCATCAGCTAACGTGATGCTAAATTGTGGAATGGCTTATGAAGGAACCTTACGCAATTTTTTAGAGATAGATTCAAATTTAAGAGATGTCGCTCTGTATAGCCGCATCAGTAAATGA
- a CDS encoding CdaR family transcriptional regulator: MISQQLAQKVVNKIMEDVTYNINVMDKHAVIIASGQKERIGTIHQGARKVLETKKRNVILTVTETEKQGINDPLVVDDELIGVIGISGAPDKVEPLKNIVNTLFYFLVAQELEISRGHAKEQTIRQFWETILKPEVSYKQSLQKTALELGYNLSNQSLIIGLRLSTNKPDEALLKLINERLYTRNKESAKNDYFILFQETKESTLSEFINKLASDARVSFIAYSSWNNDIYKCYTQANATMSLATILNINNQIMAHKDYGLYTTLIASRTELGHHSATYSIDNELKETLQSYIRNNGQINDTANELNIHRNTLNYRLNRIAELTQKDPRHFFDLSDLLYELILEDA; the protein is encoded by the coding sequence ATGATTTCGCAACAATTGGCACAGAAAGTAGTAAATAAAATTATGGAAGATGTTACATATAATATTAATGTGATGGATAAGCACGCTGTTATCATCGCAAGTGGGCAAAAAGAGCGAATCGGAACGATTCATCAAGGGGCTCGTAAAGTTTTGGAGACGAAAAAAAGGAATGTTATTCTTACCGTTACTGAGACAGAAAAACAAGGAATTAACGACCCTCTAGTAGTGGATGACGAACTAATAGGGGTTATTGGGATAAGCGGGGCACCTGATAAAGTCGAACCACTAAAAAATATTGTTAACACTTTATTTTATTTTTTGGTAGCGCAAGAATTAGAAATTAGTAGGGGACATGCTAAAGAACAGACGATTCGTCAATTTTGGGAGACGATTTTAAAACCAGAAGTTAGCTATAAACAATCTTTACAAAAAACAGCCCTAGAATTGGGATACAATTTAAGCAATCAAAGCCTGATTATTGGGCTTAGATTATCGACAAACAAGCCTGATGAGGCGTTGCTCAAACTAATTAACGAACGCTTATATACTCGTAATAAAGAGTCTGCAAAAAATGATTATTTCATACTATTTCAAGAAACAAAAGAGTCAACATTATCTGAATTCATAAATAAACTAGCCAGCGATGCACGCGTTTCATTTATTGCTTATTCAAGTTGGAATAATGATATATATAAGTGTTACACTCAAGCTAATGCTACAATGAGTTTAGCAACTATTTTAAATATAAATAACCAAATAATGGCACATAAAGACTATGGTTTATACACCACGTTAATCGCTAGCAGAACTGAACTAGGACATCATTCGGCAACTTACAGTATCGACAATGAATTAAAAGAGACGTTACAATCATATATCAGAAATAATGGTCAGATAAATGATACAGCTAATGAGTTGAACATTCATCGAAATACCTTAAATTATCGCTTAAATAGGATTGCTGAATTGACTCAAAAGGACCCACGTCATTTCTTTGATTTAAGCGATCTTTTATATGAACTTATTTTGGAAGATGCTTGA
- a CDS encoding glycerate kinase: protein MKKFVLAPDSFKESLTAKEVCQAMESGLRQAFPDSDYLHIPMADGGEGTMQSLVDATEGVVKELEVVGPLGETVIANYGVLGDGITGVIEMASASGIQLVPKEARNPLLTTTYGTGQLIKACLDEGVKQIIIGIGGSATNDAGAGMAMALGASLLDEKGCSIGLGGGELGNVTNINIDQLDRRLHEVDLLVACDVTNPLCGEIGASYVFGPQKGASQEMVALLDANLAHFANVIEKQLSIKVLEEPGSGAAGGLGAGLLAFTNAKLEKGIEIVTRYTELEKHVKEADYVFTGEGGMDSQTKYGKTPYGVAKIAQRHHKTVIGIAGHIGDGIEELYDEGFTAILGIVPSAVSLDKALETGFRNVERTCENIGRLLINSNRK from the coding sequence ATGAAAAAATTTGTCTTAGCACCAGATTCGTTTAAAGAAAGTTTGACAGCTAAAGAAGTGTGTCAAGCGATGGAAAGTGGATTACGACAGGCCTTTCCAGATAGTGACTATCTTCATATTCCCATGGCCGATGGCGGAGAAGGGACGATGCAATCCTTAGTTGACGCTACAGAGGGTGTTGTTAAAGAATTAGAAGTAGTTGGGCCTCTAGGGGAGACTGTTATTGCTAATTATGGTGTACTAGGAGATGGAATAACTGGTGTGATTGAGATGGCGAGTGCTAGTGGCATTCAATTGGTTCCAAAAGAAGCACGAAATCCATTACTAACCACTACTTATGGAACTGGACAGCTGATAAAAGCTTGTTTAGATGAAGGGGTTAAGCAAATTATCATCGGGATTGGAGGAAGTGCGACGAATGATGCCGGAGCGGGTATGGCAATGGCATTAGGTGCTTCCTTATTGGACGAAAAGGGGTGTTCGATCGGTTTGGGTGGCGGAGAATTGGGGAATGTAACCAACATCAATATTGATCAATTAGACAGACGTTTACATGAGGTTGATTTATTAGTAGCTTGCGATGTAACAAACCCGTTATGCGGTGAAATAGGTGCTTCTTATGTCTTCGGTCCGCAAAAAGGAGCGAGTCAAGAGATGGTAGCTTTGTTAGATGCTAATTTAGCTCATTTCGCTAATGTTATTGAAAAACAACTCAGCATAAAAGTTCTAGAAGAACCAGGTTCAGGTGCAGCAGGGGGTTTAGGTGCTGGATTATTGGCCTTTACTAACGCTAAATTAGAAAAAGGGATTGAAATAGTCACTAGATATACAGAGTTAGAGAAGCATGTGAAAGAGGCAGACTATGTATTTACTGGTGAAGGTGGTATGGATAGTCAAACAAAATATGGTAAAACACCTTATGGTGTTGCCAAAATTGCCCAACGGCATCATAAAACAGTAATTGGAATAGCAGGACATATTGGAGATGGGATTGAAGAATTATATGACGAAGGTTTCACTGCAATTTTAGGTATTGTCCCAAGTGCTGTTTCATTAGACAAGGCTTTGGAAACAGGTTTTAGAAATGTTGAACGTACGTGTGAAAACATAGGACGTTTACTCATCAATAGTAATAGAAAATAA
- a CDS encoding GntP family permease, whose protein sequence is MENITVSWIGAVIGIIIAVVLIMKKMNPLYSLAFGAIIGSLLGGANLSETVTILVSGTQSVMGTVVRVLAAGIFAGIMMESGAAIAIARTIVAKMGVKFAIVALAIATMVITGVGVFIPVAVLIVSPIAIEIGKETGISKLALLLAMSGGGKAGNIISPNPNTIAAAGGFDVELSSVMMFGFVPALVGLVMAILLASLIKGKGPKVTAKDYQEEDENLTYPSFAKSIVAPIIAIILLMVGPIGSLLGIQVLANISIDSLYVLPIAGVIGLVAMKQKKEMLNYMTSGLNRMTPTILVLIGAGTIGGVITASDLSTQVVAFINNSGVSGTLLAPLSGILMGAATASTSTGVILASGSFGQAILEMGVVPIAAAVMVHTGATVIDHLPHGTYFHVTGDSMNLSMKERFRIVGYETLVGLSMTIVATLLYGF, encoded by the coding sequence ATGGAAAATATAACTGTTAGTTGGATTGGTGCGGTTATCGGAATTATTATTGCTGTTGTATTAATCATGAAAAAGATGAATCCGTTATATTCTTTAGCTTTCGGAGCTATTATTGGCTCTTTACTCGGAGGAGCTAATCTAAGTGAAACCGTCACGATTTTAGTAAGCGGAACACAAAGTGTGATGGGAACTGTTGTAAGAGTCCTAGCTGCTGGTATTTTTGCAGGAATAATGATGGAGTCAGGAGCAGCAATCGCCATAGCCAGGACGATTGTAGCAAAAATGGGTGTCAAATTCGCTATCGTGGCACTAGCAATCGCTACAATGGTTATTACAGGTGTCGGCGTATTTATTCCTGTCGCTGTTTTAATCGTTTCTCCGATTGCAATTGAAATTGGAAAAGAAACAGGCATCTCTAAATTAGCCTTATTATTAGCTATGTCAGGTGGGGGGAAAGCCGGAAATATCATTTCGCCTAATCCAAATACGATTGCGGCTGCTGGAGGATTTGATGTTGAATTGAGTTCTGTTATGATGTTTGGTTTTGTACCGGCTTTAGTGGGACTTGTCATGGCAATTCTTTTAGCATCGCTAATAAAAGGGAAAGGCCCAAAAGTAACAGCCAAAGATTATCAGGAGGAAGATGAAAATTTAACATACCCTTCCTTTGCAAAATCTATTGTAGCCCCTATCATTGCGATTATTTTGTTGATGGTAGGACCTATTGGCTCTCTATTAGGAATTCAAGTACTTGCTAATATTTCAATTGATTCGTTATACGTCTTACCAATAGCAGGGGTTATTGGTTTAGTCGCAATGAAACAGAAAAAAGAGATGTTAAACTATATGACAAGTGGTCTTAACCGTATGACCCCAACAATTTTAGTTTTAATCGGGGCAGGCACAATTGGTGGGGTTATTACAGCGTCAGATTTATCAACTCAAGTCGTTGCATTCATAAACAATTCAGGAGTCTCAGGAACGCTTTTAGCACCGCTCTCTGGTATCTTGATGGGAGCTGCTACGGCCTCAACGTCAACAGGTGTTATTTTAGCTTCAGGTTCATTTGGTCAAGCTATCTTAGAGATGGGAGTCGTCCCAATTGCTGCTGCTGTTATGGTCCATACAGGCGCTACGGTGATTGATCATTTACCACATGGGACTTATTTCCATGTAACAGGAGACAGTATGAATCTCTCAATGAAAGAACGGTTTAGAATCGTCGGTTATGAAACTTTAGTAGGATTATCTATGACGATCGTTGCAACATTATTATATGGCTTTTAA
- a CDS encoding helix-turn-helix transcriptional regulator — MKNNLSDYRKELKISQDELAKKMCVSRQTISSLEKDRYNPSIVLAMKLAKYFNVTVEELFIYEEGDDDVKK, encoded by the coding sequence ATGAAAAATAATTTAAGTGACTATCGAAAAGAACTTAAAATTAGCCAAGATGAATTAGCTAAAAAAATGTGTGTCTCCAGGCAAACCATTAGTTCACTTGAAAAAGATCGGTATAACCCATCTATTGTTTTAGCGATGAAATTAGCAAAATATTTTAATGTCACAGTAGAAGAATTATTTATTTATGAGGAGGGTGATGACGATGTTAAGAAATAA
- the iolG gene encoding inositol 2-dehydrogenase → MKRLTCGVIGAGRVGLMHIENLLSLSTINIVGVSDLFIENSKTYLNDLGIYNLYADYEELLKDDSIEAVFIFSSTDTHEEITIAAARAGKHIFCEKPLSMDLKESASINVLREVTKNNVLLQIGFNRRVDLQFKTIYEQIQAGAIGDPQIVKITSRDPDLLPHDLIKRIGGLLFDFTMHDFDMARYMMQSNIVEVYAKGGTLIDPSLKNIGDVDTLAIVLEFENGAFGLIDNSRRAVYGYDQRVEVFGTKGMLKAENVSESTVELYTAKKQSMKNPLPIFTERYRYAYKEEVNQFVEAVLEGCPLVADGFDVIMAQRVATAAQESLLTGKPVKVDPSLPIIE, encoded by the coding sequence TTGAAAAGATTGACATGTGGTGTAATAGGTGCAGGTAGAGTAGGGTTAATGCACATTGAAAATTTATTATCTTTATCAACAATTAACATCGTAGGTGTTTCAGATTTATTTATAGAAAATAGCAAAACTTATTTAAATGATTTAGGTATTTATAATTTGTATGCGGATTATGAAGAGTTATTAAAAGATGATTCAATTGAAGCAGTCTTTATTTTTTCTTCAACGGATACGCATGAAGAAATAACAATTGCTGCAGCTCGTGCTGGCAAACACATTTTCTGTGAAAAACCGTTAAGTATGGATTTGAAAGAATCTGCAAGTATTAATGTTTTAAGAGAAGTAACAAAAAATAATGTTTTATTGCAGATAGGTTTTAACCGACGGGTTGATCTACAATTTAAAACTATTTATGAACAAATTCAAGCTGGTGCAATTGGAGACCCTCAAATCGTGAAGATTACTTCACGTGACCCTGATTTATTACCACATGACTTGATTAAAAGGATTGGTGGCTTATTATTTGACTTTACGATGCATGATTTTGATATGGCTCGTTACATGATGCAAAGTAACATCGTGGAAGTTTATGCCAAAGGAGGGACATTGATAGATCCTAGTTTAAAAAATATTGGAGATGTTGATACCTTGGCGATTGTTTTAGAATTTGAAAATGGCGCCTTCGGTTTAATTGATAATAGTAGGCGGGCTGTTTATGGTTATGACCAACGAGTAGAAGTATTCGGAACAAAAGGTATGTTGAAAGCTGAGAATGTCTCAGAATCAACTGTCGAACTGTATACTGCTAAAAAACAAAGTATGAAAAATCCATTACCAATCTTTACGGAACGCTATCGTTACGCTTATAAAGAAGAAGTGAACCAATTTGTTGAAGCGGTGCTTGAAGGCTGTCCACTAGTGGCTGATGGTTTTGATGTTATAATGGCACAACGTGTGGCTACAGCGGCACAAGAGTCACTTTTGACGGGGAAACCAGTTAAAGTAGATCCATCTTTACCAATAATAGAATAA
- a CDS encoding Gfo/Idh/MocA family oxidoreductase, whose translation MSIEMDKVKIGVIGLGRLGMVHTEHLVTLISDAEVIAVCAVDKEQLMFAEENFGVTTYDDYKKMIDEAPIDAVVIVAPTGFHPEMTEYALNAGKHVFCEKPLGLEMPEVEDMATQINAHSDLVFQLGFMRRFDASYRHAKEIIDANGIGDIIYIRAYGIDPISGMESFTKFATDNDSGGIFVDMCIHDIDLIRWYTGMDPVETWAVGNDIAAPQLKAIGEFETGVATLRFENNMVATLIGGRHAAHGNQVEMEIMGSNGWIRIAQEPEKDFVTLFTNAGVVRPSMQSFSERFEEAFITELKDFIVNVKTNCQSDISVDDGIKALKIAKACKVSAETGDVVKIELS comes from the coding sequence GTGTCAATTGAAATGGATAAAGTTAAAATCGGAGTCATTGGTTTAGGTCGCTTAGGGATGGTTCATACAGAACATTTAGTAACACTTATTAGTGATGCAGAGGTTATAGCCGTCTGCGCCGTGGATAAAGAGCAACTGATGTTTGCTGAGGAGAACTTTGGAGTGACAACTTATGACGATTATAAAAAAATGATCGATGAAGCACCTATCGATGCAGTGGTAATCGTTGCACCTACTGGGTTCCATCCTGAAATGACTGAATATGCTTTAAATGCAGGTAAGCATGTTTTTTGTGAAAAACCTTTAGGGTTAGAAATGCCAGAAGTTGAAGATATGGCTACGCAAATCAATGCTCATTCTGATTTGGTTTTCCAATTAGGTTTTATGCGTCGTTTTGATGCTTCGTATCGTCATGCGAAAGAAATTATTGATGCTAATGGAATAGGGGATATTATCTATATTAGAGCTTATGGAATCGATCCTATTTCAGGTATGGAAAGTTTTACTAAATTTGCTACGGATAATGATAGTGGTGGTATTTTTGTTGATATGTGTATTCACGACATCGACCTAATTAGATGGTATACCGGAATGGATCCAGTTGAAACTTGGGCTGTTGGTAATGATATTGCCGCACCACAATTAAAAGCTATCGGAGAATTTGAAACAGGGGTAGCAACATTACGATTTGAAAATAATATGGTAGCAACTTTGATAGGTGGTCGCCATGCGGCTCATGGTAATCAAGTTGAGATGGAAATAATGGGGTCCAACGGTTGGATTAGAATCGCTCAAGAACCAGAAAAAGATTTTGTAACTTTGTTTACAAATGCGGGCGTTGTTCGTCCAAGTATGCAAAGTTTCTCAGAACGTTTCGAAGAAGCTTTCATTACAGAATTAAAAGATTTTATCGTAAACGTTAAAACTAATTGTCAATCTGATATTTCAGTAGATGACGGCATTAAAGCTTTAAAAATAGCTAAAGCCTGTAAGGTATCGGCTGAAACAGGTGACGTAGTCAAAATAGAGTTGTCATAA